The genomic stretch AAATACTGGGTACAATTTTCACGGTAGCAATTAGCTGTCCTACTTCTACTCTATCCCCTTCTTTCACTAAAATTTTATCGATAATCCCGGTAATATTGGGTTTAATTTCAATTTCTTCCTTTGGAACAATTTTCCCGGTGGCCATTACCTTATCATCCATATTCTGAATGCTGGGTTTACGGGTAAGGAAAGCCTCGCTTTCTTTGGAGTTCGATTTTACAAGATAACCAATCCCTGAGAACAATGCCACTGCAAATAAAAGCCCTAAGACTATATAAATGGCTTTTTTCCAAGTGAATTTCTTTTTCATATGTATAGTTTATTTTTTAATTAGAGAATTGAAAGATTTAAAAATTAAAAGATTAATCCTACATGGCTACTTATCATTTTTAAATTTTCAAATTATATCATTTTCAAATTATTATTCTGTTCTTAATGCTTCAATTGGTCTGATTTTTACGGCTCTCTGTGCAGGAATCATTCCTATAATTAATCCTAATATGACCATTACTGCCATGGCAGCAAAAACATTTCCGTAGTTTACTGTTGGATTATAGAAAGGGAAGGAATCCTGTCCCTGAGTGGCTATATTTAAAATCATCAGCACAAAAATCCCAAACATAAATCCTAACAAACCGGATGAGAGGGTAATCACCACACTTTCCAACAAGATCTGGTTTCTTACTTCTGCCGGTTTTGCTCCTAATGCTCTTCTGATACCTATTTCTTTAGTCCTTTCTTTTACAGTAATCAAAAGAATGTTTGAAATGGCAATTACTCCCGCAAGAATGGTAAGAGTCCCTACAATGATTGTTAATAACTGCATTCCGGTAAGAAAACCTGTCAGTTTTTTAAACTCTTTAGCTACATTGGCACTTCCAAAAGCATTGGTGTCATCAGGTGAAACTTTATTTTTAGCTTTTAGAATGTTTTTTGCCTGATCTTCCAGGATATTCAGGTTAGCAGTAGGTTTTCCTACAATCGCAAATAAATCAACCTGTTCTCCAGCGTTATACATTTTAGTATAAGTGGATAGCGGGATAAAAGCGCTCTGATCGCTTTCGAAACCTCCACCTTTTTTTACTCTGAAAACTCCGATAACATTAAAGAAAATACCTTTGATGTTAATTGATTTTCCAATTGGATTTTCCTGCTTCTTAGAATCGAAAAGGTTCTTATAGATCTCTTCCCCGATAACCACTACATTTTTATTTCCGGAAACGTCTGCATCATTAATATAACGCCCGTAAATAAGTTTCTTTTCTGAAATTTTATTTCCCACAGAATAGTCTCCGGTAAGAGCATAGGTAGCACTTTTTCCGTTTCTAGATATAGATTCTCCCGGTGTTCCTGTAAAACTTCCTCTTGCATTTTGTGGTGATATATAATCAATATCTGTGAGTTTATTTTTCAGCATATCCATATCAGACAAGTTCAAATGAACGTCTCTTCCTTTTGGAAATCCCTCATACGGAATAGAGGTCTTTTGTGCCCACAGGAAAATGGAGTTGGTAGCAAATCCGGAAAATAATTTATCAAAACCATTCTCCATCCCTTTTGCCGCCCCAAGAAGGCTTACATACAAAAACATGCCCCATCCTACTCCAATCATGGTAAGAAATGTGCGGAGTTTATTATTCCTCAATGAATAATAAATTTCCTGCCAAGTATCTTTTTTAAATATGATATTCACCTTTCTGAATTATAAATTATTAATGACTGTAAAAGAGTAAATCAACAAAGTGCTATCATTACTGCTTTTCAAATTATATTATTTTCAAACTATTCTGTTCTC from Chryseobacterium indologenes encodes the following:
- a CDS encoding ABC transporter permease → MNIIFKKDTWQEIYYSLRNNKLRTFLTMIGVGWGMFLYVSLLGAAKGMENGFDKLFSGFATNSIFLWAQKTSIPYEGFPKGRDVHLNLSDMDMLKNKLTDIDYISPQNARGSFTGTPGESISRNGKSATYALTGDYSVGNKISEKKLIYGRYINDADVSGNKNVVVIGEEIYKNLFDSKKQENPIGKSINIKGIFFNVIGVFRVKKGGGFESDQSAFIPLSTYTKMYNAGEQVDLFAIVGKPTANLNILEDQAKNILKAKNKVSPDDTNAFGSANVAKEFKKLTGFLTGMQLLTIIVGTLTILAGVIAISNILLITVKERTKEIGIRRALGAKPAEVRNQILLESVVITLSSGLLGFMFGIFVLMILNIATQGQDSFPFYNPTVNYGNVFAAMAVMVILGLIIGMIPAQRAVKIRPIEALRTE